The genomic window AAGGCTTTGCGGCCAAATCCTTCGATCTGCTCTGCGAGGCGTACGATGTCCCCCGCGAACGCATCTGCCAGGTCATCGGCATTCCTGTTCGCACCTTGGCCAGACGCACCGTGTTCAAGCCGGATGAATCCGAGCGCATCCTGCGCTTGGGTCGCCTCTTCCAACGCGCCACCGTTGTCTTGGGCTCTGCCGAGGAGGCACGCACCTGGTTTCAAGCACCTCAACACGCCTTTGGCGGCATTGCTCCGCTGGATTACGCCGATACGGAGCTGGGCGCACGCGAGGTGGAGAATCTGCTCGGCCAGTTGGAGCACGGAGTATTCGCGTGACCTGCCAGGCCTATCGCATTGTCCAGTCCCACCTGGTCCGCACCGCTTTTAGCGGTGAAGGCGCACGACTGTATGGAGGCCGTTGGAACAGCCCAGGCATCCGTGTGGTTTACACTGCTGAATCACGCGCTTTGGCTGCCTTGGAGA from Verrucomicrobiia bacterium includes these protein-coding regions:
- a CDS encoding antitoxin Xre/MbcA/ParS toxin-binding domain-containing protein — protein: MAVKELPLVERLLAPGKKHAESRHAVSTAVLIQGVKEGFAAKSFDLLCEAYDVPRERICQVIGIPVRTLARRTVFKPDESERILRLGRLFQRATVVLGSAEEARTWFQAPQHAFGGIAPLDYADTELGAREVENLLGQLEHGVFA